One genomic segment of Ricinus communis isolate WT05 ecotype wild-type chromosome 3, ASM1957865v1, whole genome shotgun sequence includes these proteins:
- the LOC8262643 gene encoding general transcription factor 3C polypeptide 3 isoform X5, with protein MRKKKQSNKKKKKQSNKKKRKQKKKSNLNMKLLLLKNVNYLLMQQGSGEKVRTEDINSALIDEVMRGFNLGTRRKSRKSKKRGRRRGSKNKLTPEITKMLGDATVLCAHGQHQEAISVLNEVVRVAPHVPDAYHTLGLAHESLGNTEKAMAFYAIAARLMPKNSVLWKTLFTWHNERGDVARASMYLAKAIRADPNDISLRKRQALLYVKLGNFQKAAESYDQILQICSEDIEVLKIAAELYSECGQSERSVSILEKYFDGHPSGADFSVIDLLAAVLMDTNAYNKALQHIEHAHLVYYSGKEMPLQLKIKAGICHIHLKNVEKAEMLFSNLELESVSHAELIMDVANAYMNLEHLQLALKYYLILESNAGGENGYIHLKIAQCYLSLKDREKATMFFYKALHALEDSVDCRLALASLILEDGKEDEAISLLAPPEGLDSINLSSDKHKPWWLDGKIKLRLCHIYRSRGMLEDFINTILPLVRESLYVKSLRQKVKRRLTTSVLRKRTKILDVGEINDVFGGVRPLASRSDLLKATRARKMLQKKEEEKVEARAAGIDCHSDDSDDESLEEEVRIPPLPNFLKDEEHHNLIIDLCKALQSLQRYWEALEIINLTRRLAYKNLPNEKKEELQSLAAQISYKTTDPKHGFDCVRSIVVQHPYSLAAWNCYYKITLRLGKNYSRHAKFLRYMRSKHNDCVPPIIIYGHQFTVASHHQDAAREYLAAYKLLPESPLINLCVGTSLINLALGFRLQNKHHCLAQGLSFLYKNLKLAENNQVSLQEALYNIARAYHHVGLVSLAASYYEKVLGIREKDYTIPKLLNENSDMGNLKPGYCDLRREAAHNLHLIYRKSGAFDLARQVLKDHADFD; from the exons atgaggaagaagaagcaatcgaacaagaagaagaagaagcaatcgaacaagaagaagaggaagcagaagaagaagagcaaTTTGAATATGAAGCTCTTGCTTCTAAAAAACGTAAACTACTTGCTGATGCAACAGG GGTCAGGGGAGAAGGTTAGGACAGAGGATATAAATAGTGCTCTCATTGATGAAGTTATGCGAGGGTTTAATTTGGGTACCCGCAGAAAGTCACGCAAG TCTAAGAAAAGAGGTAGGAGGAGAGGCTCCAAAAATAAACTCACCCCTGAAATTACAAAGATGCTTGGTGATGCTACTGTTCTCTGTGCACATGGTCAACACCAAGAG GCCATATCTGTTTTGAATGAAGTTGTTAGGGTAGCACCGCATGTACCTGATGCATACCATACACTAGGACTTGCCCATGAGTCACTTGGTAATACTGAAAAAGCGATGGCATTTTATGCAATTGCAGCACGTCTTATGCCGAAAAATTCAGTCTTGTGGAAGACGCTTTTTACCTGGCACAA CGAAAGAGGAGATGTGGCTCGAGCCAGTATGTACCTCGCTAAAGCTATAAGGGCAGATCCTAATGATATTTCACTCAGAAAACGTCAGGCATTGCTTTATGTTAAGCTTGGGAATTTCCAAAAAGCTGCCGAGTCATATGATCAAATATTGCAAATTTGTTCTGAAGATATTGAAGTGCTGAAGATAGCTGCTGAG CTATACTCTGAATGTGGTCAATCAGAACGAAGTGTCAGCATTTTGGAGAAATATTTCGATGGTCATCCATCTGGAGCTGATTTTAGCGTGATTGATTTGCTTGCTGCTGTACTCATGGATACCAATGCATATAATAAGGCACTTCAGCATATTGAGCATGCTCACCTGGTTTACTATTCAGGAAAGGAAATGCCTTtgcaattgaaaataaaagcagGAATCTGCCACATTCACCTTAAAAATGTTGAGAAAGCGGAG ATGCTCTTCAGTAATCTGGAGCTGGAGAGTGTTAGTCATGCTGAATTGATTATGGATGTAGCTAATGCGTATATGAATCTGGAGCATCTTCAGCTTGCACTGAAGTACTATCTTATCTTGGAGTCAAATGCTGGAGGTGAAAAT gGCTATATACATTTGAAAATTGCTCAATGTTACTTATCTTTGAAAGATCGAGAAAAAGCAACTATGTTCTTTTACAAAG CTTTGCATGCACTTGAAGATAGTGTTGATTGTCGATTAGCTTTGGCATCCCTGATCCTTGAGGATGGTAAAGAAGACGAAGCTATTTCTTTGCTAGCACCTCCAGAAGGTTTAG ATTCCATCAATTTAAGTTCTGATAAGCATAAACCATGGTGGCTTGATGGCAAAATAAAACTGAGGCTTTGCCACATATATAGGTCCAGAGGAATGCTTGAAGATTTTATCAACACTATACTCCCTTTGGTCCGTGAATCACTTTATGTCAAATCCCTTCGCCAGAAG GTAAAGAGGAGGCTGACAACAAGTGTTCTCCGTAAAAGAACCAAAATTCTAGATGTTGGGGAAATTAATGATGTATTTGGGGGAGTTAGACCGTTGGCTTCCCGCTCGGATCT ATTGAAAGCTACTAGAGCAAGGAAGATGCTtcagaagaaggaagaagagaaagtaGAGGCGAGGGCTGCTGGCATTGATTGTCATAGTGATGATTCAGATGATGAGTCATTG GAAGAAGAAGTCAGAATCCCTCCCCTTCCTAACTTCTTAAAGGACGAAGAGCATCATAATCTGATTATAGAT TTGTGCAAGGCACTTCAATCACTACAGAGGTACTGGGAGGCACTAGAGATTATTAATCTTACTCGAAGATTGGCATATAAGAATCTGCCTAATGAGAAGAAGGAGGAACTTCAGTCTCTTGCAGCTC AAATATCATATAAGACCACTGACCCTAAGCATGGGTTTGACTGTGTAAGGTCCATTGTTGTGCAGCATCCATACAGCCTTGCTGCCTGGAACTGCTATTACAAAATAACTCTAAG GTTAGGAAAGAACTACTCACGGCATGCGAAGTTTCTACGCTATATGCGAAGCAAACACAATGATTGTGTACCACCCATAATCATTTATGGACATCAGTTTACTGTGGCCAGCCATCACCAAGATGCTGCAAGAGAATACCTTGCAGCTTATAAACTATTGCCTGAGAGTCCTCTGATTAATCTTTGTGTTG GAACTTCCTTGATCAATTTGGCCCTCGGATTTAGACTTCAAAATAAGCATCATTGTCTTGCACAAGGCTTATCATTCCTCtataaaaatctaaagcttGCTGAAAATAACCAg GTAAGTTTGCAGGAGGCATTATATAACATTGCTCGTGCATATCATCATGTTGGACTAGTATCTCTAGCAGCTTCATATTATGAAAAGGTGCTTGGAATACGTGAGAAGGATTACACCATTCCAAAACTTCTGAATGAGAACTCAGATATGGGAAATCTGAAGCCTGGTTACTGCGACCTGCGTAGGGAGGCAGCTCATAATTTGCACTTAATTTACAGGAAAAGTGGAGCATTTGATCTTGCTAGGCAGGTCTTGAAAGATCATGCagattttgattaa